From one Pristis pectinata isolate sPriPec2 chromosome 12, sPriPec2.1.pri, whole genome shotgun sequence genomic stretch:
- the LOC127576541 gene encoding von Willebrand factor A domain-containing protein 5A-like isoform X4, giving the protein MERPCGLITASNTSVPLKSISVQVEVKGFVADVSATLEYKNEESSPLEAIFTFPMDSDSAVYNFQAMVDGKTIVAEIKEREQAKDNYDDAISSGQEAFLLMEDFDSSDIFTCRVGNLPPECSATVSFSLVQELPLEADGALRFTLPAVLNPRYTPAGTQGPRITHASAPVDKPLYTLDLEAHFHSPHGISRIQSNCQVTPVEFLSPDKTSAKLSLVNGHAFDRDVELLVYSENLHDPSAILEAGLTSAAAGTLMADPTVMVNLFPRFPENLPQGTVGEFVFLMDRSGSMGTSMSHGNPRSRIQCAKDTLLLLLKSLPMGCYFNIYGFGSHFTSFFPKSVEYSQSSMQEALAKVKDIGADMGGTEILQPLSAIYSTPCVSGRPRQLFVFTDGEVSNTKEVVAEVQRNAHNHRCFSFGIGEGASTALIKGIAKAANGSHEFITGEDRMEPKVLRTLRYALRPSGTGLTLSWDLPPRVETTLLSQLPPRLFDQQRTIVYAQLKGKIDPTLESGVTLKYLLGEQQVQAVTRFSLKPVECRSSPIHHLAAKAILGRLEQHPDRHSEEVRRRLVELSTQANVICSQTAFIAINRDVKQPVQGPLILRDVPLYAIHQGLRQPVMGQMCSFATQAAYCQGTHQGSVPKSGMEP; this is encoded by the exons ATGGAAAGACCCTGTGGACTCATAACAGCCAGCAACACCTCGG TTCCTCTGAAGAGCATCTCGGTCCAAGTGGAGGTGAAGGGGTTTGTGGCCGATGTGTCAGCAACTCTGGAGTACAAGAATGAGGAGTCCAGTCCTCTGGAGGCCATCTTCACCTTCCCCATGGACAGCGACTCCGCCGTCTACAACTTCCAAGCCATGGTGGACGGGAAGACCATCGTGGCTGAGATAAAGGAGCGGgagcag GCCAAGGACAACTACGATGATGCCATCTCATCAGGGCAAGAGGCCTTCCTGCTCATGGAGGACTTTGACAGCAGCGACATATTCACCTGCAGGGTGGGCAacctgcccccagaatgctcggCAACTGTCTCCTTCAGCCTGGTGCAGGAGTTGCCCCTCGAGGCCGACGGGGCCCTCCGCTTCACCCTGCCCGCCGTCCTCAACCCCCGGTACACACCCGCAG GCACCCAGGGTCCCAGGATCACCCATGCCAGTGCCCCTGTGGACAAGCCCCTCTACACTTTGGACCTCGAGGCTCATTTCCACAGCCCACATGGGATCTCCCGGATACAGTCCAACTGCCAGGTGACCCCTGTGGAGTTTCTGAGTCCCGACAAGACGTCAGCCaag ctctcTCTGGTGAATGGCCACGCCTTCGACAGGGATGTGGAGCTCCTCGTGTACTCCGAGAACCTTCATGACCCCAGCGCCATCCTCGAGGCAGGGCTGACGTCTGCCGCTGCAG GGACACTGATGGCTGACCCCACCgtcatggtgaacctcttccccAGATTTCCCGAGAATCTCCCCCAGGGTACAGTGGGCGAGTTCGTTTTCCTCATGGATCGATCGGGAAGCATGGGAACGTCGATGTCCCACGGGAACCCAAGGTCCCGTATCCAGTGTGCCAAG GACACCCTTCTCCTGCTCCTCAAGAGCCTTCCCATGGGATGCTACTTCAACATTTACGGATTTGGAAGCCACTTCACCTCGTTCTTCCC GAAGAGCGTTGAGTACAGTCAGAGTTCCATGCAGGAAGCGTTGGCCAAAGTGAAGGATATTGGTGCGGACATGGGTGGGACAGAGATCCTGCAGCCCCTCTCTGCCATCTACAGCACACCCTGCGTGTCAGGACGCCCACGGCAG cTCTTTGTGTTCACGGATGGAGAGGTGTCTAACACCAAGGAGGTGGTGGCTGAGGTTCAGAGGAATGCCCACAACCACAG GTGCTTTTCCTTTGGGATCGGCGAGGGGGCCTCCACGGCGCTGATCAAAGGCATCGCCAAGGCTGCCAACGGGAGTCACGAGTTCATCACAGGGGAGGACAGGATGGAGCCCAAG gtgctgcggACCCTGAGGTACGCCCTCCGGCCGTCCGGGACAGGACTGACCCTCAGCTGGGACCTGCCCCCCCGGGTAGAGACCACCCTCCTGTCCCAGCTCCCACCCAGACTCTTCGACCAGCAGAGAACCATTGTCTACGCTCAGCTGAAAGGGAAG ATCGACCCCACCCTGGAGTCAGGGGTGACTCTGAAATATTTACTGGGGGAACAGCAGGTGCAAGCTGTCACCAGGTTCAGTCTGAAACCGGTCGAGTGCAGGAG CTCCCCCATCCATCACCTGGCAGCCAAGGCAATCCTCGGCAGGCTGGAGCAGCACCCAGACCGACATTCGGAGGAGGTGAGGAGGCGCCTGGTTGAGCTCAGCACCCAGGCCAACGTGATCTGCTCACAGACAGCCTTCATCGCCATCAACAGGGATGTCAAGCAGCCCGTGCAGGGACCCCTGATACTGAGGGATGTCCCCCTCTACG CGATACATCAGGGTCTGCGACAGCCGGTGATGGGGCAAATGTGTTCGTTTGCAACGCAGGCTGCCTACTGTCAAG GAACCCACCAGGGGTCAGTGCCCAAGTCCGGGATGGAACCGTGA
- the LOC127576541 gene encoding von Willebrand factor A domain-containing protein 5A-like isoform X1 has protein sequence MERPCGLITASNTSVPLKSISVQVEVKGFVADVSATLEYKNEESSPLEAIFTFPMDSDSAVYNFQAMVDGKTIVAEIKEREQAKDNYDDAISSGQEAFLLMEDFDSSDIFTCRVGNLPPECSATVSFSLVQELPLEADGALRFTLPAVLNPRYTPAGTQGPRITHASAPVDKPLYTLDLEAHFHSPHGISRIQSNCQVTPVEFLSPDKTSAKLSLVNGHAFDRDVELLVYSENLHDPSAILEAGLTSAAAGTLMADPTVMVNLFPRFPENLPQGTVGEFVFLMDRSGSMGTSMSHGNPRSRIQCAKDTLLLLLKSLPMGCYFNIYGFGSHFTSFFPKSVEYSQSSMQEALAKVKDIGADMGGTEILQPLSAIYSTPCVSGRPRQLFVFTDGEVSNTKEVVAEVQRNAHNHRCFSFGIGEGASTALIKGIAKAANGSHEFITGEDRMEPKVLRTLRYALRPSGTGLTLSWDLPPRVETTLLSQLPPRLFDQQRTIVYAQLKGKIDPTLESGVTLKYLLGEQQVQAVTRFSLKPVECRSSPIHHLAAKAILGRLEQHPDRHSEEVRRRLVELSTQANVICSQTAFIAINRDVKQPVQGPLILRDVPLYAIHQGLRQPVMGQMCSFATQAAYCQAVSEEWEEETYVGCMMYDSGPLDAYTTPATPTAPEESPALRLIALQNADGSWAPDSGVESLLGLDPEQLRQGLPQEDIDQTLWITLLAVIWLHAFAADTKDEWDLLVNKSLSWVKAGAGLDLAEWVKAGNQLLNTSVLPETLGL, from the exons ATGGAAAGACCCTGTGGACTCATAACAGCCAGCAACACCTCGG TTCCTCTGAAGAGCATCTCGGTCCAAGTGGAGGTGAAGGGGTTTGTGGCCGATGTGTCAGCAACTCTGGAGTACAAGAATGAGGAGTCCAGTCCTCTGGAGGCCATCTTCACCTTCCCCATGGACAGCGACTCCGCCGTCTACAACTTCCAAGCCATGGTGGACGGGAAGACCATCGTGGCTGAGATAAAGGAGCGGgagcag GCCAAGGACAACTACGATGATGCCATCTCATCAGGGCAAGAGGCCTTCCTGCTCATGGAGGACTTTGACAGCAGCGACATATTCACCTGCAGGGTGGGCAacctgcccccagaatgctcggCAACTGTCTCCTTCAGCCTGGTGCAGGAGTTGCCCCTCGAGGCCGACGGGGCCCTCCGCTTCACCCTGCCCGCCGTCCTCAACCCCCGGTACACACCCGCAG GCACCCAGGGTCCCAGGATCACCCATGCCAGTGCCCCTGTGGACAAGCCCCTCTACACTTTGGACCTCGAGGCTCATTTCCACAGCCCACATGGGATCTCCCGGATACAGTCCAACTGCCAGGTGACCCCTGTGGAGTTTCTGAGTCCCGACAAGACGTCAGCCaag ctctcTCTGGTGAATGGCCACGCCTTCGACAGGGATGTGGAGCTCCTCGTGTACTCCGAGAACCTTCATGACCCCAGCGCCATCCTCGAGGCAGGGCTGACGTCTGCCGCTGCAG GGACACTGATGGCTGACCCCACCgtcatggtgaacctcttccccAGATTTCCCGAGAATCTCCCCCAGGGTACAGTGGGCGAGTTCGTTTTCCTCATGGATCGATCGGGAAGCATGGGAACGTCGATGTCCCACGGGAACCCAAGGTCCCGTATCCAGTGTGCCAAG GACACCCTTCTCCTGCTCCTCAAGAGCCTTCCCATGGGATGCTACTTCAACATTTACGGATTTGGAAGCCACTTCACCTCGTTCTTCCC GAAGAGCGTTGAGTACAGTCAGAGTTCCATGCAGGAAGCGTTGGCCAAAGTGAAGGATATTGGTGCGGACATGGGTGGGACAGAGATCCTGCAGCCCCTCTCTGCCATCTACAGCACACCCTGCGTGTCAGGACGCCCACGGCAG cTCTTTGTGTTCACGGATGGAGAGGTGTCTAACACCAAGGAGGTGGTGGCTGAGGTTCAGAGGAATGCCCACAACCACAG GTGCTTTTCCTTTGGGATCGGCGAGGGGGCCTCCACGGCGCTGATCAAAGGCATCGCCAAGGCTGCCAACGGGAGTCACGAGTTCATCACAGGGGAGGACAGGATGGAGCCCAAG gtgctgcggACCCTGAGGTACGCCCTCCGGCCGTCCGGGACAGGACTGACCCTCAGCTGGGACCTGCCCCCCCGGGTAGAGACCACCCTCCTGTCCCAGCTCCCACCCAGACTCTTCGACCAGCAGAGAACCATTGTCTACGCTCAGCTGAAAGGGAAG ATCGACCCCACCCTGGAGTCAGGGGTGACTCTGAAATATTTACTGGGGGAACAGCAGGTGCAAGCTGTCACCAGGTTCAGTCTGAAACCGGTCGAGTGCAGGAG CTCCCCCATCCATCACCTGGCAGCCAAGGCAATCCTCGGCAGGCTGGAGCAGCACCCAGACCGACATTCGGAGGAGGTGAGGAGGCGCCTGGTTGAGCTCAGCACCCAGGCCAACGTGATCTGCTCACAGACAGCCTTCATCGCCATCAACAGGGATGTCAAGCAGCCCGTGCAGGGACCCCTGATACTGAGGGATGTCCCCCTCTACG CGATACATCAGGGTCTGCGACAGCCGGTGATGGGGCAAATGTGTTCGTTTGCAACGCAGGCTGCCTACTGTCAAG CAGTATCGGAGGAGTGGGAAGAGGAGACATACGTGGGCTGTATGATGT ACGACTCAGGTCCCCTCGATGCCTACACCACCCCTGCAACCCCCACTGCCCCGGAGGAGTCCCCGGCGCTGAGGCTGATCGCACTGCAGAACGCAGACGGATCATGGGCTCCAGACTCGGGCGTGGAGTCACTGCTAGGACTAGACCCCGAGCAGCTCAGACAAGGCCTGCCCCAGGAG GACATTGACCAGACTCTCTGGATCACTCTGTTGGCCGTGATCTGGCTGCACGCCTTCGCCGCGGACACCAAGGACGAGTGGGATCTCCTGGTGAACAAGTCGCTGTCCTGGGTCAAGGCCGGAGCAG GTCTGGACCTTGCAGAGTGGGTGAAGGCAGGAAACCAGCTCTTGAACACCTCTGTTCTTCCCGAGACACTCGGCCTGTGA
- the LOC127576541 gene encoding von Willebrand factor A domain-containing protein 5A-like isoform X2, whose translation MERPCGLITASNTSVPLKSISVQVEVKGFVADVSATLEYKNEESSPLEAIFTFPMDSDSAVYNFQAMVDGKTIVAEIKEREQAKDNYDDAISSGQEAFLLMEDFDSSDIFTCRVGNLPPECSATVSFSLVQELPLEADGALRFTLPAVLNPRYTPAGTQGPRITHASAPVDKPLYTLDLEAHFHSPHGISRIQSNCQVTPVEFLSPDKTSAKLSLVNGHAFDRDVELLVYSENLHDPSAILEAGLTSAAAGTLMADPTVMVNLFPRFPENLPQGTVGEFVFLMDRSGSMGTSMSHGNPRSRIQCAKDTLLLLLKSLPMGCYFNIYGFGSHFTSFFPKSVEYSQSSMQEALAKVKDIGADMGGTEILQPLSAIYSTPCVSGRPRQLFVFTDGEVSNTKEVVAEVQRNAHNHRCFSFGIGEGASTALIKGIAKAANGSHEFITGEDRMEPKVLRTLRYALRPSGTGLTLSWDLPPRVETTLLSQLPPRLFDQQRTIVYAQLKGKIDPTLESGVTLKYLLGEQQVQAVTRFSLKPVECRSSPIHHLAAKAILGRLEQHPDRHSEEVRRRLVELSTQANVICSQTAFIAINRDVKQPVQGPLILRDVPLYAIHQGLRQPVMGQMCSFATQAAYCQVSEEWEEETYVGCMMYDSGPLDAYTTPATPTAPEESPALRLIALQNADGSWAPDSGVESLLGLDPEQLRQGLPQEDIDQTLWITLLAVIWLHAFAADTKDEWDLLVNKSLSWVKAGAGLDLAEWVKAGNQLLNTSVLPETLGL comes from the exons ATGGAAAGACCCTGTGGACTCATAACAGCCAGCAACACCTCGG TTCCTCTGAAGAGCATCTCGGTCCAAGTGGAGGTGAAGGGGTTTGTGGCCGATGTGTCAGCAACTCTGGAGTACAAGAATGAGGAGTCCAGTCCTCTGGAGGCCATCTTCACCTTCCCCATGGACAGCGACTCCGCCGTCTACAACTTCCAAGCCATGGTGGACGGGAAGACCATCGTGGCTGAGATAAAGGAGCGGgagcag GCCAAGGACAACTACGATGATGCCATCTCATCAGGGCAAGAGGCCTTCCTGCTCATGGAGGACTTTGACAGCAGCGACATATTCACCTGCAGGGTGGGCAacctgcccccagaatgctcggCAACTGTCTCCTTCAGCCTGGTGCAGGAGTTGCCCCTCGAGGCCGACGGGGCCCTCCGCTTCACCCTGCCCGCCGTCCTCAACCCCCGGTACACACCCGCAG GCACCCAGGGTCCCAGGATCACCCATGCCAGTGCCCCTGTGGACAAGCCCCTCTACACTTTGGACCTCGAGGCTCATTTCCACAGCCCACATGGGATCTCCCGGATACAGTCCAACTGCCAGGTGACCCCTGTGGAGTTTCTGAGTCCCGACAAGACGTCAGCCaag ctctcTCTGGTGAATGGCCACGCCTTCGACAGGGATGTGGAGCTCCTCGTGTACTCCGAGAACCTTCATGACCCCAGCGCCATCCTCGAGGCAGGGCTGACGTCTGCCGCTGCAG GGACACTGATGGCTGACCCCACCgtcatggtgaacctcttccccAGATTTCCCGAGAATCTCCCCCAGGGTACAGTGGGCGAGTTCGTTTTCCTCATGGATCGATCGGGAAGCATGGGAACGTCGATGTCCCACGGGAACCCAAGGTCCCGTATCCAGTGTGCCAAG GACACCCTTCTCCTGCTCCTCAAGAGCCTTCCCATGGGATGCTACTTCAACATTTACGGATTTGGAAGCCACTTCACCTCGTTCTTCCC GAAGAGCGTTGAGTACAGTCAGAGTTCCATGCAGGAAGCGTTGGCCAAAGTGAAGGATATTGGTGCGGACATGGGTGGGACAGAGATCCTGCAGCCCCTCTCTGCCATCTACAGCACACCCTGCGTGTCAGGACGCCCACGGCAG cTCTTTGTGTTCACGGATGGAGAGGTGTCTAACACCAAGGAGGTGGTGGCTGAGGTTCAGAGGAATGCCCACAACCACAG GTGCTTTTCCTTTGGGATCGGCGAGGGGGCCTCCACGGCGCTGATCAAAGGCATCGCCAAGGCTGCCAACGGGAGTCACGAGTTCATCACAGGGGAGGACAGGATGGAGCCCAAG gtgctgcggACCCTGAGGTACGCCCTCCGGCCGTCCGGGACAGGACTGACCCTCAGCTGGGACCTGCCCCCCCGGGTAGAGACCACCCTCCTGTCCCAGCTCCCACCCAGACTCTTCGACCAGCAGAGAACCATTGTCTACGCTCAGCTGAAAGGGAAG ATCGACCCCACCCTGGAGTCAGGGGTGACTCTGAAATATTTACTGGGGGAACAGCAGGTGCAAGCTGTCACCAGGTTCAGTCTGAAACCGGTCGAGTGCAGGAG CTCCCCCATCCATCACCTGGCAGCCAAGGCAATCCTCGGCAGGCTGGAGCAGCACCCAGACCGACATTCGGAGGAGGTGAGGAGGCGCCTGGTTGAGCTCAGCACCCAGGCCAACGTGATCTGCTCACAGACAGCCTTCATCGCCATCAACAGGGATGTCAAGCAGCCCGTGCAGGGACCCCTGATACTGAGGGATGTCCCCCTCTACG CGATACATCAGGGTCTGCGACAGCCGGTGATGGGGCAAATGTGTTCGTTTGCAACGCAGGCTGCCTACTGTCAAG TATCGGAGGAGTGGGAAGAGGAGACATACGTGGGCTGTATGATGT ACGACTCAGGTCCCCTCGATGCCTACACCACCCCTGCAACCCCCACTGCCCCGGAGGAGTCCCCGGCGCTGAGGCTGATCGCACTGCAGAACGCAGACGGATCATGGGCTCCAGACTCGGGCGTGGAGTCACTGCTAGGACTAGACCCCGAGCAGCTCAGACAAGGCCTGCCCCAGGAG GACATTGACCAGACTCTCTGGATCACTCTGTTGGCCGTGATCTGGCTGCACGCCTTCGCCGCGGACACCAAGGACGAGTGGGATCTCCTGGTGAACAAGTCGCTGTCCTGGGTCAAGGCCGGAGCAG GTCTGGACCTTGCAGAGTGGGTGAAGGCAGGAAACCAGCTCTTGAACACCTCTGTTCTTCCCGAGACACTCGGCCTGTGA
- the LOC127576541 gene encoding von Willebrand factor A domain-containing protein 5A-like isoform X5 → MERPCGLITASNTSVPLKSISVQVEVKGFVADVSATLEYKNEESSPLEAIFTFPMDSDSAVYNFQAMVDGKTIVAEIKEREQAKDNYDDAISSGQEAFLLMEDFDSSDIFTCRVGNLPPECSATVSFSLVQELPLEADGALRFTLPAVLNPRYTPAGTQGPRITHASAPVDKPLYTLDLEAHFHSPHGISRIQSNCQVTPVEFLSPDKTSAKLSLVNGHAFDRDVELLVYSENLHDPSAILEAGLTSAAAGTLMADPTVMVNLFPRFPENLPQGTVGEFVFLMDRSGSMGTSMSHGNPRSRIQCAKDTLLLLLKSLPMGCYFNIYGFGSHFTSFFPKSVEYSQSSMQEALAKVKDIGADMGGTEILQPLSAIYSTPCVSGRPRQLFVFTDGEVSNTKEVVAEVQRNAHNHRCFSFGIGEGASTALIKGIAKAANGSHEFITGEDRMEPKVLRTLRYALRPSGTGLTLSWDLPPRVETTLLSQLPPRLFDQQRTIVYAQLKGKIDPTLESGVTLKYLLGEQQVQAVTRFSLKPVECRSSPIHHLAAKAILGRLEQHPDRHSEEVRRRLVELSTQANVICSQTAFIAINRDVKQPVQGPLILRDVPLYGH, encoded by the exons ATGGAAAGACCCTGTGGACTCATAACAGCCAGCAACACCTCGG TTCCTCTGAAGAGCATCTCGGTCCAAGTGGAGGTGAAGGGGTTTGTGGCCGATGTGTCAGCAACTCTGGAGTACAAGAATGAGGAGTCCAGTCCTCTGGAGGCCATCTTCACCTTCCCCATGGACAGCGACTCCGCCGTCTACAACTTCCAAGCCATGGTGGACGGGAAGACCATCGTGGCTGAGATAAAGGAGCGGgagcag GCCAAGGACAACTACGATGATGCCATCTCATCAGGGCAAGAGGCCTTCCTGCTCATGGAGGACTTTGACAGCAGCGACATATTCACCTGCAGGGTGGGCAacctgcccccagaatgctcggCAACTGTCTCCTTCAGCCTGGTGCAGGAGTTGCCCCTCGAGGCCGACGGGGCCCTCCGCTTCACCCTGCCCGCCGTCCTCAACCCCCGGTACACACCCGCAG GCACCCAGGGTCCCAGGATCACCCATGCCAGTGCCCCTGTGGACAAGCCCCTCTACACTTTGGACCTCGAGGCTCATTTCCACAGCCCACATGGGATCTCCCGGATACAGTCCAACTGCCAGGTGACCCCTGTGGAGTTTCTGAGTCCCGACAAGACGTCAGCCaag ctctcTCTGGTGAATGGCCACGCCTTCGACAGGGATGTGGAGCTCCTCGTGTACTCCGAGAACCTTCATGACCCCAGCGCCATCCTCGAGGCAGGGCTGACGTCTGCCGCTGCAG GGACACTGATGGCTGACCCCACCgtcatggtgaacctcttccccAGATTTCCCGAGAATCTCCCCCAGGGTACAGTGGGCGAGTTCGTTTTCCTCATGGATCGATCGGGAAGCATGGGAACGTCGATGTCCCACGGGAACCCAAGGTCCCGTATCCAGTGTGCCAAG GACACCCTTCTCCTGCTCCTCAAGAGCCTTCCCATGGGATGCTACTTCAACATTTACGGATTTGGAAGCCACTTCACCTCGTTCTTCCC GAAGAGCGTTGAGTACAGTCAGAGTTCCATGCAGGAAGCGTTGGCCAAAGTGAAGGATATTGGTGCGGACATGGGTGGGACAGAGATCCTGCAGCCCCTCTCTGCCATCTACAGCACACCCTGCGTGTCAGGACGCCCACGGCAG cTCTTTGTGTTCACGGATGGAGAGGTGTCTAACACCAAGGAGGTGGTGGCTGAGGTTCAGAGGAATGCCCACAACCACAG GTGCTTTTCCTTTGGGATCGGCGAGGGGGCCTCCACGGCGCTGATCAAAGGCATCGCCAAGGCTGCCAACGGGAGTCACGAGTTCATCACAGGGGAGGACAGGATGGAGCCCAAG gtgctgcggACCCTGAGGTACGCCCTCCGGCCGTCCGGGACAGGACTGACCCTCAGCTGGGACCTGCCCCCCCGGGTAGAGACCACCCTCCTGTCCCAGCTCCCACCCAGACTCTTCGACCAGCAGAGAACCATTGTCTACGCTCAGCTGAAAGGGAAG ATCGACCCCACCCTGGAGTCAGGGGTGACTCTGAAATATTTACTGGGGGAACAGCAGGTGCAAGCTGTCACCAGGTTCAGTCTGAAACCGGTCGAGTGCAGGAG CTCCCCCATCCATCACCTGGCAGCCAAGGCAATCCTCGGCAGGCTGGAGCAGCACCCAGACCGACATTCGGAGGAGGTGAGGAGGCGCCTGGTTGAGCTCAGCACCCAGGCCAACGTGATCTGCTCACAGACAGCCTTCATCGCCATCAACAGGGATGTCAAGCAGCCCGTGCAGGGACCCCTGATACTGAGGGATGTCCCCCTCTACG GACATTGA
- the LOC127576541 gene encoding von Willebrand factor A domain-containing protein 5A-like isoform X3, which produces MERPCGLITASNTSVPLKSISVQVEVKGFVADVSATLEYKNEESSPLEAIFTFPMDSDSAVYNFQAMVDGKTIVAEIKEREQAKDNYDDAISSGQEAFLLMEDFDSSDIFTCRVGNLPPECSATVSFSLVQELPLEADGALRFTLPAVLNPRYTPAGTQGPRITHASAPVDKPLYTLDLEAHFHSPHGISRIQSNCQVTPVEFLSPDKTSAKLSLVNGHAFDRDVELLVYSENLHDPSAILEAGLTSAAAGTLMADPTVMVNLFPRFPENLPQGTVGEFVFLMDRSGSMGTSMSHGNPRSRIQCAKDTLLLLLKSLPMGCYFNIYGFGSHFTSFFPKSVEYSQSSMQEALAKVKDIGADMGGTEILQPLSAIYSTPCVSGRPRQLFVFTDGEVSNTKEVVAEVQRNAHNHRCFSFGIGEGASTALIKGIAKAANGSHEFITGEDRMEPKVLRTLRYALRPSGTGLTLSWDLPPRVETTLLSQLPPRLFDQQRTIVYAQLKGKIDPTLESGVTLKYLLGEQQVQAVTRFSLKPVECRSSPIHHLAAKAILGRLEQHPDRHSEEVRRRLVELSTQANVICSQTAFIAINRDVKQPVQGPLILRDVPLYAIHQGLRQPVMGQMCSFATQAAYCQDDSGPLDAYTTPATPTAPEESPALRLIALQNADGSWAPDSGVESLLGLDPEQLRQGLPQEDIDQTLWITLLAVIWLHAFAADTKDEWDLLVNKSLSWVKAGAGLDLAEWVKAGNQLLNTSVLPETLGL; this is translated from the exons ATGGAAAGACCCTGTGGACTCATAACAGCCAGCAACACCTCGG TTCCTCTGAAGAGCATCTCGGTCCAAGTGGAGGTGAAGGGGTTTGTGGCCGATGTGTCAGCAACTCTGGAGTACAAGAATGAGGAGTCCAGTCCTCTGGAGGCCATCTTCACCTTCCCCATGGACAGCGACTCCGCCGTCTACAACTTCCAAGCCATGGTGGACGGGAAGACCATCGTGGCTGAGATAAAGGAGCGGgagcag GCCAAGGACAACTACGATGATGCCATCTCATCAGGGCAAGAGGCCTTCCTGCTCATGGAGGACTTTGACAGCAGCGACATATTCACCTGCAGGGTGGGCAacctgcccccagaatgctcggCAACTGTCTCCTTCAGCCTGGTGCAGGAGTTGCCCCTCGAGGCCGACGGGGCCCTCCGCTTCACCCTGCCCGCCGTCCTCAACCCCCGGTACACACCCGCAG GCACCCAGGGTCCCAGGATCACCCATGCCAGTGCCCCTGTGGACAAGCCCCTCTACACTTTGGACCTCGAGGCTCATTTCCACAGCCCACATGGGATCTCCCGGATACAGTCCAACTGCCAGGTGACCCCTGTGGAGTTTCTGAGTCCCGACAAGACGTCAGCCaag ctctcTCTGGTGAATGGCCACGCCTTCGACAGGGATGTGGAGCTCCTCGTGTACTCCGAGAACCTTCATGACCCCAGCGCCATCCTCGAGGCAGGGCTGACGTCTGCCGCTGCAG GGACACTGATGGCTGACCCCACCgtcatggtgaacctcttccccAGATTTCCCGAGAATCTCCCCCAGGGTACAGTGGGCGAGTTCGTTTTCCTCATGGATCGATCGGGAAGCATGGGAACGTCGATGTCCCACGGGAACCCAAGGTCCCGTATCCAGTGTGCCAAG GACACCCTTCTCCTGCTCCTCAAGAGCCTTCCCATGGGATGCTACTTCAACATTTACGGATTTGGAAGCCACTTCACCTCGTTCTTCCC GAAGAGCGTTGAGTACAGTCAGAGTTCCATGCAGGAAGCGTTGGCCAAAGTGAAGGATATTGGTGCGGACATGGGTGGGACAGAGATCCTGCAGCCCCTCTCTGCCATCTACAGCACACCCTGCGTGTCAGGACGCCCACGGCAG cTCTTTGTGTTCACGGATGGAGAGGTGTCTAACACCAAGGAGGTGGTGGCTGAGGTTCAGAGGAATGCCCACAACCACAG GTGCTTTTCCTTTGGGATCGGCGAGGGGGCCTCCACGGCGCTGATCAAAGGCATCGCCAAGGCTGCCAACGGGAGTCACGAGTTCATCACAGGGGAGGACAGGATGGAGCCCAAG gtgctgcggACCCTGAGGTACGCCCTCCGGCCGTCCGGGACAGGACTGACCCTCAGCTGGGACCTGCCCCCCCGGGTAGAGACCACCCTCCTGTCCCAGCTCCCACCCAGACTCTTCGACCAGCAGAGAACCATTGTCTACGCTCAGCTGAAAGGGAAG ATCGACCCCACCCTGGAGTCAGGGGTGACTCTGAAATATTTACTGGGGGAACAGCAGGTGCAAGCTGTCACCAGGTTCAGTCTGAAACCGGTCGAGTGCAGGAG CTCCCCCATCCATCACCTGGCAGCCAAGGCAATCCTCGGCAGGCTGGAGCAGCACCCAGACCGACATTCGGAGGAGGTGAGGAGGCGCCTGGTTGAGCTCAGCACCCAGGCCAACGTGATCTGCTCACAGACAGCCTTCATCGCCATCAACAGGGATGTCAAGCAGCCCGTGCAGGGACCCCTGATACTGAGGGATGTCCCCCTCTACG CGATACATCAGGGTCTGCGACAGCCGGTGATGGGGCAAATGTGTTCGTTTGCAACGCAGGCTGCCTACTGTCAAG ACGACTCAGGTCCCCTCGATGCCTACACCACCCCTGCAACCCCCACTGCCCCGGAGGAGTCCCCGGCGCTGAGGCTGATCGCACTGCAGAACGCAGACGGATCATGGGCTCCAGACTCGGGCGTGGAGTCACTGCTAGGACTAGACCCCGAGCAGCTCAGACAAGGCCTGCCCCAGGAG GACATTGACCAGACTCTCTGGATCACTCTGTTGGCCGTGATCTGGCTGCACGCCTTCGCCGCGGACACCAAGGACGAGTGGGATCTCCTGGTGAACAAGTCGCTGTCCTGGGTCAAGGCCGGAGCAG GTCTGGACCTTGCAGAGTGGGTGAAGGCAGGAAACCAGCTCTTGAACACCTCTGTTCTTCCCGAGACACTCGGCCTGTGA